One Triplophysa dalaica isolate WHDGS20190420 chromosome 11, ASM1584641v1, whole genome shotgun sequence genomic window carries:
- the echs1 gene encoding enoyl-CoA hydratase, mitochondrial — MALLCRSTGLLLKHSKLVPSALTAARQCSSGGQYQYILVDKKGEKKNVGFIQLNRPKALNALCDGLMMEVGKALDTFETDGEVGAIVITGSEKAFAAGADIKEMQNRTFQECYGGNFLAHWNRISTVKKPVIAAVNGFALGGGCELAMMCDIIYAGEKAQFGQPEIMLGTIPGAGGTQRLTRAVGKSLAMEMVLTGDRISALEAKQSGLVSKVVPAEQLVSEAIKCGEKIAANSKLVSAMAKEAVNAAFELTLAEGNRLEKRLFHATFATEDRKEGMTAFVEKRKAAFQDN; from the exons ATGGCACTGCTTTGCAGATCTACTGGGTTACTTCTCAAACATAGTAAATTGGTGCCATCTGCATTGACAGCAGCAAGGCAGTGCAGTTCAG GTGGCCAATATCAATACATACTGGTTGACAAAAAAGGTGAAAAGAAGAATGTGGGTTTTATCCAGCTGAACAGACCCAAGGCTCTGAATGCCCTCTGTGATGGTCTGATGATGGAGGTGGGCAAAGCCCTTGATACATTTGAAACGGATGGGGAAGTTGGAGCTATTGTCATCACAGGGAGTGAGAAAGCCTTTGCAG CTGGAGCTGATATTAAAGAGATGCAGAACAGAACTTTTCAAGAGTGTTATGGGGGCAACTTTCTGGCTCATTGGAACAGAATATCAACAGTCAAAAAGCCTGTTATTGCTGCCGTAAATGGATTTGCT CTTGGTGGAGGATGTGAATTAGCCATGATGTGTGACATAATCTATGCCGGAGAAAAGGCACAGTTTGGACAGCCAGAAATCATGCTGGGGACCATCCCTg GTGCTGGAGGCACTCAGAGGCTTACGAGAGCAGTGGGCAAATCTCTTGCGATGGAGATGGTTCTGACGGGAGACCGAATCTCGGCTCTGGAGGCAAAACAGTCTG GTCTGGTGAGTAAAGTAGTCCCTGCAGAGCAGCTGGTGTCAGAAGCTATCAAATGTGGAGAGAAAATAGCTGCAAATTCCAAACTGGTTTCAGCCATGGCAAAGGAAGCTGTTAATGCCG CATTTGAACTGACTTTAGCTGAGGGCAATCGGCTTGAGAAAAGATTGTTCCATGCAACCTTTGCCACG GAGGACAGAAAGGAAGGCATGACCGCCTTTGTTGAGAAGAGAAAGGCTGCTTTCCAAGACAACTAA
- the lgalslb gene encoding lectin, galactoside-binding-like b: MAFCSKMALASIGKDAINIEDDHNLKNSYGEDGLISPDKEDISRILTVPFSGRIRGGMRPGKKIIVMGIIDPEPDSFDIILTCGHKEEKDDEELTDVALKLSVRFAERQYLRSARVSGKWSEEEAVISYFPFIPDQPFRIEIHCEHQRFRIFVDGHQLFDFYHKVKSLQAINMIRIVGSLQITKLG; this comes from the exons ATGGCATTTTGTTCCAAGATGGCGTTGGCGAGCATAGGAAAGGACGCGATA AATATCGAAGATGATCATAACCTTAAGAATTCATACGGAGAAGATGGTCTTATATCACCAGATAAAGAAGACATCTCTCGTATTCTG ACGGTTCCTTTCAGCGGACGAATCAGAGGTGGAATGAGGCCTGGGAAGAAGATCATTGTCATGGGCATCATAGATCCAGAGCCAGACAG CTTTGACATAATTTTGACTTGCGGCCACAAGGAGGAAAAAGATGATGAGGAGCTCACCGATGTGGCCCTTAAACTCAGTGTACGATTTGCAGAACGACAGTACCTGAGGAGTGCACGGGTTTCTGGGAAATGGAGTGAGGAGGAGGCAGTTATATCTTACTTCCCTTTCATCCCAGACCAGCCGTTCAGg ATTGAGATCCATTGTGAGCACCAGCGTTTTAGGATCTTTGTGGATGGACACCAGCTGTTTGACTTTTATCACAAAGTTAAGTCTTTGCAGGCCATTAATATGATCCGGATAGTTGGGAGTCTTCAGATCACTAAACTGGGCTGA